A genomic region of Candidatus Marimicrobium litorale contains the following coding sequences:
- a CDS encoding bifunctional diguanylate cyclase/phosphodiesterase: MSLHKQLWAAIIVLLTSLLIVSIVITTLSARDYLSEQLSLKNTDDANNLALFLEQKGTDTDLLKLTVAAKFDTGYYELIELVNPEGKTVIRKAADGVAANAPGWFVRLLTINAETGIANVQAGWEQIGTLTLRSQSRFAYEELWESSYLLTGLFLLTALVAGVASNLLLKRILNPLDMVVEQARSIGERRFITNTDEPRTLEFQQLVTAMNDLSARVKSMLGQETKRLQNLQRESHVDKITGLYNREPFLRTLESALQSNDDRSSGSLCIVRVTNLSNLNKEFGRKAIDALLHDMGTALNRIVVQHNGWSAARLNGSDFAVIAPRLQDAATLGSDVQGAMSAVLEDHDTEKQVQLPGGTTEYQLEDSVSALLSRLDGVLIASEREGSSTIVQAHPANVLLRPMHEQAEHWRSILEKAIANREFSLAKFPVVDANNRLIHYEAPVRLQVDSKTWNAGQFLPWVHRVGLADELDKRVFELALDEIDNTGHPTAVNLSVAAVADNSFISWAENVMEKRTGAMSQLWIETPESAAFRFPENFKRLTARIKAHGGRAGIEHIGHQLAKLGTLHDVGLDYLKVDASFVRHIDANPGNQALLRTLCTVGHTIGVRVIAEGVQNEQEWMALKELGIDGATGPGISLAS; the protein is encoded by the coding sequence ATGTCGCTTCATAAGCAGCTTTGGGCGGCGATCATTGTCCTGCTGACCAGCTTACTTATTGTCAGTATTGTCATCACTACATTATCGGCGAGAGACTACCTCTCCGAGCAACTGAGCCTGAAGAATACGGATGACGCCAACAACCTCGCTCTATTCCTTGAACAAAAGGGCACAGACACTGACCTTCTCAAACTGACTGTCGCCGCTAAATTTGACACGGGTTATTACGAATTGATCGAGCTGGTGAATCCAGAGGGTAAAACAGTCATTCGCAAAGCAGCAGATGGGGTGGCAGCCAATGCACCCGGCTGGTTCGTCCGCCTGCTGACCATCAACGCGGAGACCGGGATTGCCAATGTACAGGCAGGTTGGGAGCAAATAGGTACGTTGACGCTACGCAGTCAATCTCGCTTTGCTTACGAAGAATTATGGGAAAGTAGTTACTTGCTGACCGGGCTATTCTTGCTAACCGCCTTGGTAGCTGGCGTCGCCAGCAACCTCCTGCTCAAGCGGATACTCAACCCGCTAGACATGGTCGTGGAGCAGGCACGCTCAATCGGAGAACGGCGATTCATCACCAATACGGATGAACCCCGCACTCTGGAGTTCCAGCAGCTGGTGACAGCGATGAATGACCTCTCAGCTCGTGTGAAATCAATGCTGGGGCAGGAGACCAAGCGGCTGCAAAATCTGCAGCGGGAATCCCACGTCGACAAAATTACAGGGCTGTACAACCGGGAGCCATTCTTACGCACTCTGGAATCAGCACTGCAAAGCAACGATGACAGATCCTCCGGTTCTCTGTGCATCGTTCGTGTTACCAACTTAAGCAACCTCAACAAAGAGTTTGGCCGCAAAGCTATCGACGCTCTGCTGCACGACATGGGTACTGCACTCAACCGTATTGTGGTTCAGCATAATGGCTGGTCAGCTGCACGGCTAAACGGATCGGACTTTGCCGTTATCGCCCCCCGGCTTCAAGATGCGGCTACCCTGGGTAGCGATGTACAGGGCGCGATGTCTGCTGTGCTGGAAGATCACGACACAGAAAAACAGGTGCAGTTGCCCGGAGGAACAACCGAGTATCAATTAGAGGATAGTGTATCTGCGTTGTTGTCTCGACTCGATGGTGTGCTGATTGCCTCAGAACGTGAGGGCTCCTCAACTATTGTGCAAGCGCATCCCGCCAACGTTCTCCTGCGGCCTATGCATGAACAGGCGGAACATTGGCGTAGCATTCTGGAAAAAGCAATTGCCAACCGGGAGTTCTCCCTGGCGAAATTCCCGGTAGTAGATGCGAACAACCGGCTGATACATTACGAAGCACCTGTTCGTTTGCAGGTAGACAGCAAGACATGGAACGCTGGGCAGTTCCTGCCGTGGGTCCATCGAGTGGGGCTTGCTGACGAGCTGGACAAACGGGTATTTGAGCTCGCATTGGATGAGATCGACAACACGGGTCACCCCACTGCCGTCAACTTATCTGTTGCCGCTGTTGCCGACAACAGTTTCATCAGCTGGGCCGAAAATGTCATGGAAAAGAGGACAGGTGCAATGAGCCAGCTGTGGATCGAAACTCCCGAGTCCGCGGCCTTTCGCTTCCCGGAGAACTTCAAACGACTCACCGCCCGGATCAAGGCCCACGGCGGCCGGGCAGGCATAGAACATATCGGGCACCAGTTAGCCAAGTTGGGCACACTACACGATGTAGGTTTGGACTACCTCAAGGTCGACGCCAGCTTTGTGCGCCATATAGACGCCAACCCGGGTAACCAGGCATTGCTGCGCACGCTCTGCACCGTGGGTCATACGATCGGAGTGCGGGTAATCGCCGAGGGCGTACAAAACGAGCAGGAGTGGATGGCGCTGAAAGAACTGGGCATCGACGGTGCCACCGGTCCAGGGATTTCGCTCGCGAGCTGA